Proteins found in one Zea mays cultivar B73 chromosome 1, Zm-B73-REFERENCE-NAM-5.0, whole genome shotgun sequence genomic segment:
- the LOC103643028 gene encoding glycine--tRNA ligase, mitochondrial 1 — protein MAAASEDALRRSLAERQAAVDAQAEAVRALKAGGGASKADVDAAVEALKALKVEAGAAARRLQQAVGAGAGGAAREELRQAVVNTLERKLFYIPSFKIYRGVAGLYDYGPPGCRVKANVLSFWRQHFVLEENMLEVDCPCVTPEVVLKASGHVEKFTDLMVKDEKTGTCYRADHLLKDFCKEKLEKDLALPQEKADEFKRILAILDDLSAEELGAKIKEYDIVAPDTKNPLSDPYPFNLMFQTSIGPTGLSVGYMRPETAQGIFVNFKDLYYYNGQKLPFAAAQIGQAFRNEISPRQGLLRVREFTLAEIEHFVDPEDKSHPKFVDVADLEFLMFPRELQLSGESAKLLKLGEAVAKGTVNNETLGYFIGRVYLFLTCLGIDKGRLRFRQHLPNEMAHYAADCWDAEIECSYGWIECVGIADRSAYDLKAHSEKSGVPLVAHEKFSKPREVEKLVIVPSKKDLGLAFKGNQKMVLEALEAMSEKEAFEMKAELETKGETNFKVCTLGKDVVITKKMVSISMEKKLEHQRVFTPSVIEPSFGIGRIIYCLFEHSFCTRPSKSEEEQLNVFRFPPLVAPIKCTVFPLVKNQEFDAAAKEIAKALTTAGISHIIDTTAISIGRRYARTDEIGVPFAVTVDSATNVTIRERDSKEQIRVDINEVASVVKQLTEGQSTWADVSAKYPAHVGPQGDQE, from the exons ATGGCCGCGGCGTCGGAGGACGCGTTGCGGCGCTCGCTCGCGGAGCGCCAGGCCGCCGTGGACGCGCAGGCCGAGGCCGTGCGCGCGCTCAAGGCCGGCGGCGGCGCGTCCAAGGCCGACGTGGACGCCGCGGTCGAGGCGCTCAAGGCGCTCAAGGTCGAGgccggcgccgccgcgcgccggcTGCAGCAGGCGGTCGGGGCGGGCGCGGGTGGCGCCGCGAGGGAGGAGCTGCGCCAGGCGGTGGTCAACACGCTGGAGCGGAAGCTGTTTTACATACCCTCCTTCAAGATCTACCGCGGTGTCGCGGGGCTCTACGACTACGGGCCGCCCGGGTGCCGCGTTAAGGCCAACGTGCTTTCCTTCTGGCGCCAG CACTTTGTTTTGGAAGAGAATATGTTGGAGGTTGACTGCCCCTGTGTGACGCCTGAGGTTGTCTTGAAGGCATCGGGCCATGTCGAGAAGTTTACTGACCTCATGGTTAAAGACGAGAAGACAGGCACATGCTACCGTGCTGACCACTTGTTGAAAGATTTTTGCAAGGAGAAGCTTGAGAAAGACCttgccttgccccaagagaaggCTGATGAATTTAAGCGTATTCTTGCCATTTTGGATGACCTCTCAGCAGAGGAACTTGGTGCAAAGATTAAGGAATACGACATTGTTGCCCCTGATACAAAAAATCCGCTTTCTGATCCCTACCCATTCAATCTTATGTTCCAGACATCTATTGGCCCCACTGGTCTTAGCGTGGG GTATATGCGACCAGAGACAGCACAgggtatttttgtaaatttcaaggATCTATACTATTACAATGGCCAAAAGCTCCCCTTTGCAGCTGCTCAAATTGGGCAAGCTTTTAGAAATGAG ATCTCGCCACGACAAGGTCTTCTCCGAGTGCGTGAATTCACATTGGCAGAGATTGAGCATTTTGTGGACCCAGAGGACAAATCACATCCAAAATTTGTTGATGTTGCTGATTTGGAGTTCCTGATGTTTCCAAGAGAGCTACAACTCTCAGGGGAGTCGGCCAAACTATTGAAGCTCGGGGAAGCAGTTGCAAAG GGAACTGTTAATAACGAGACACTTGGTTACTTCATTGGAAGGGTCTATCTTTTCCTGACATGCTTGGGAATTGATAAGGGTCGGTTGCGCTTCAGGCAGCATTTACCTAATGAGATGGCTCATTATGCTGCTGATTGTTGGGATGCTGAGATAGAGTGCTCTTATGGGTGGATAGAGTGTGTGGGTATTGCTGATAGATCTGCATATGATTTGAAAGCTCACAGT GAGAAAAGCGGTGTCCCACTTGTTGCTCATGAAAAATTCTCCAAACCTAGAGAGGTTGAG aaacttgtcataGTTCCCTCGAAGAAAGACCTGGGGCTGGCTTTTAAGGGCAACCAAAAGATGGTCCTTGAAGCTTTGGAG GCTATGAGTGAGAAAGAAGCATTTGAGATGAAAGCTGAACTAGAAACCAAGGGGGAGACAAATTTTAAAGTCTGCACGCTTGGAAAAGATGTGGTGATTACAAAGAAGATGGTATCAATCAGCATGGAAAAGAAGCTGGAACATCAGCGAGTCTTCACCCCTTCAGTTATTGAGCCGTCATTTGGAATAGGCCGGATCATCTACTGCTTGTTTGAGCACTCATTTTGCACAAGGCCTAGCAAATCAGAAGAGGAACAACTGAATGTCTTCCGGTTTCCTCCTCTTGTGGCTCCTATCAAGTGCACCGTGTTCCCCCTCGTCAAGAATCAAGAGTTTGATGCTGCTGCCAAGGAAATCGCCAAGGCATTAACAACTGCTGGTATCTCACACATTATTGATACTACTG CAATTTCTATTGGGAGGAGATACGCGAGGACCGATGAGATTGGTGTTCCATTTGCCGTGACAGTGGATTCGGCAACAAACGTGACTATCCGAGAGAGGGACAGCAAGGAGCAGATCCGTGTGGACATAAACGAGGTGGCGTCCGTGGTGAAGCAGCTGACAGAAGGACAAAGCACCTGGGCAGATGTTTCTGCAAAGTATCCTGCCCATGTTGGACCCCAAGGTGACCAGGAGTGA